In Candidatus Spechtbacterales bacterium, a single genomic region encodes these proteins:
- a CDS encoding MBL fold metallo-hydrolase, with protein sequence MAKLTFHGGAQSVTGGNYLLETQKSKILIDCGMFQGFREAEEENYEKFPYDPSKIDAVFITHAHIDHIGRLPKLVKEGYTGVIYSTPPTADLAPIMLEDSQNLIASEAKDDNHPPLYTEKEVKLVEQQFKGIDYDREFVVTEDIRVRLRDAGHILGSAIVEVYITENGEEKKIVFSGDLGNSPAPLLNDIKYIEDADYVLMETVYGDRLHEDKEERKNILEKSIEDVVTSGGTLMIPTFALERTQEILYEINSLIKNNRIPEVPIFLDSPLAIKATEVYKKYRSNPLYFNNKTGEFLKENHNLFDFSNLNISLKTEESKAINDVPAPKVIIAGSGMSTGGRIMHHEIRYLPDPKSMLLIIGYQAKRTLGRRLFEGEKEVKIYGQEVSVRAKIRAIGGYSAHADQNGLYSWIEHINKGSKRKLKKVFCIQGEEEAANTFAKRLRDELAIDAHVPEPDEVFEF encoded by the coding sequence ATGGCAAAACTTACTTTTCATGGTGGTGCCCAAAGCGTTACCGGAGGCAACTACCTGTTAGAAACCCAAAAATCAAAAATACTTATAGATTGTGGAATGTTTCAGGGTTTTCGTGAAGCGGAAGAAGAAAATTATGAAAAATTCCCTTATGATCCGTCTAAAATAGACGCGGTTTTTATAACTCACGCGCACATAGACCACATAGGGCGCCTGCCAAAATTGGTAAAGGAAGGTTATACAGGTGTTATATACAGCACTCCTCCTACAGCAGACTTAGCACCCATAATGCTTGAGGACAGCCAAAACCTTATAGCATCCGAAGCAAAGGACGACAACCACCCTCCGCTTTATACAGAAAAAGAGGTTAAGTTGGTGGAACAGCAGTTTAAGGGGATAGATTATGACAGAGAGTTTGTGGTTACCGAGGATATAAGAGTCCGTTTGCGGGATGCCGGACACATACTGGGCTCTGCCATAGTAGAGGTCTATATTACAGAGAATGGAGAAGAAAAGAAGATAGTCTTTTCCGGAGACCTCGGCAATTCGCCCGCCCCTCTTTTAAATGACATAAAGTATATTGAAGACGCGGACTATGTGCTAATGGAGACAGTTTATGGAGACCGGCTTCATGAGGACAAAGAGGAGAGAAAAAATATATTGGAAAAGTCCATAGAGGACGTGGTAACAAGCGGGGGAACTTTAATGATACCGACGTTTGCTCTTGAGCGTACGCAGGAAATACTTTACGAGATAAACTCTCTTATAAAAAATAACCGAATTCCAGAGGTACCAATATTTTTAGACAGCCCTCTTGCAATAAAGGCTACAGAGGTTTACAAAAAATACAGAAGCAATCCGCTATATTTTAACAACAAAACCGGAGAGTTTTTGAAGGAAAATCACAATCTTTTTGATTTTTCAAATCTGAATATATCTCTTAAGACTGAGGAATCAAAAGCTATAAATGATGTTCCCGCGCCAAAGGTTATAATAGCCGGCAGTGGGATGAGTACCGGAGGCAGAATAATGCATCACGAAATTCGCTACTTGCCGGATCCAAAGAGCATGCTTTTGATAATCGGATATCAGGCAAAAAGAACTTTAGGCAGGCGTCTTTTTGAAGGAGAAAAGGAGGTAAAAATATATGGGCAGGAAGTTTCTGTAAGGGCAAAAATAAGAGCTATTGGCGGTTATTCCGCTCACGCTGACCAGAATGGCCTATACAGCTGGATAGAGCATATAAACAAGGGAAGCAAGAGGAAGCTTAAAAAAGTCTTCTGCATCCAGGGAGAAGAAGAGGCGGCAAATACTT